From a single Solanum dulcamara chromosome 4, daSolDulc1.2, whole genome shotgun sequence genomic region:
- the LOC129886265 gene encoding sodium/hydrogen exchanger 2 isoform X1: MASVLANLFPKLGSLGTSDHASVVSINLFVALLCACIIIGHLLEENRWVNESITALIIGLGTGVVILLISGGKSSHLLVFSEDLFFIYLLPPIIFNAGFQVKKKQFFVNFITIMMFGAIGTLVSCAIISLGAIQTFKKFDIRFLDIGDYLAIGAIFAATDSVCTLQVLHQDETPLLYSLVFGEGVVNDATSVVLFNAIQNFDLTSVNLSIALSFLGNFFYLFLASTLLGAATGLLSAYIIKKLYFGRHSTDREVALMMLMAYLSYMLAELFYLSGILTVFFCGIVMSHYTWHNVTESSRVTTRHAFATLSFLAETFLFLYVGMDALDIEKWKFVSDSPGLSIAVSSILMGLILLGRAAFVFPLSFLSNLMKKSSEEKITFRQQVIIWWAGLMRGAVSMALAYNKFTRSGHTQLQDNAIMITSTITIVLFSTMLFGLLTKPLISLLLPPQRQLSTVSSDANTPKSLTAPLLGSREGSDVDLNGQDLPHPPSLRMLLTAPSHKVHRYWRTFDDTFMRPMFGGRGFAPPAPGSPTEPGP; encoded by the exons ATGGCTTCTGTGCTGGCTAATCTGTTTCCAAAACTGGGCTCTTTGGGTACTTCAGATCATGCTTCTGTTGTATCTATTAACCTTTTTGTAGCACTCCTTTGTGCTTGCATCATAATTGGTCATCTCTTGGAGGAGAACCGCTGGGTAAATGAGTCCATTACTGCCCTCATAATT GGTTTGGGTACGGGAGTGGTTATCTTACTCATAAGTGGGGGAAAGAGCTCACACCTTCTGGTGTTCAGTGAAGATCTATTTTTCATATATCTACTTCCTCCAATCATATTTAATGCAGG GTTTCAGGTAAAAAAGAAGCAATTTTTCGTGAACTTCATTACTATAATGATGTTTGGAGCCATTGGTACACTGGTCTCATGTGCCATTATATCATTAG GTGCCATTCAAACTTTCAAGAAGTTTGACATTAGATTTCTAGACATTGGGGATTATCTTG CAATTGGAGCAATATTTGCTGCCACAGATTCCGTCTGCACATTGCAG GTCCTTCATCAGGATGAGACACCCCTCCTTTACAGTCTTGTATTTGGAGAAGGAGTTGTAAATGATGCTACATCGGTGGTGCTTTTCAATGCTATTCAAAACTTTGACCTTACGAGCGTGAATCTCAGTATAGCCCTCAGTTTCCTTGGCAACTTCTTCTATCTGTTCCTTGCTAGCACTTTACTGGGAGCAGCA ACGGGTCTTCTTAGTGCTTACATTATCAAGAAGCTGTATTTTGGCAG GCACTCCACAGATCGTGAGGTTGCTCTTATGATGCTCATGGCTTACTTATCATACATGTTGGCTGAA CTATTCTATTTGAGTGGGATTCTCACTGTATTTTTCTGTGGTATTGTAATGTCtcattacacttggcacaatGTGACCGAGAGTTCAAGAGTCACTACAAG GCACGCTTTTGCAACTCTGTCATTTCTTGCTGAGACTTTCCTCTTCCTGTATGTCGGTATGGATGCGTTGGATATCGAGAAGTGGAAATTTGTTAGTGACAG TCCTGGATTATCAATTGCTGTGAGTTCGATACTGATGGGACTAATCTTGCTGGGGAGAGCTGCCTTTGTTTTTCCATTATCATTCTTATCAAACTTAATGAAGAAATCCTCGGAGGAAAAAATTACCTTTAGGCAGCAA GTGATAATATGGTGGGCGGGTTTGATGAGAGGTGCAGTGTCCATGGCACTGGCATATAATAAG TTCACTCGTTCTGGACACACTCAATTGCAAGACAATGCAATAATGATTACCAGCACTATAACGATTGTTCTTTTCAGCACAATG ttaTTCGGTTTATTGACAAAACCTCTTATAAGTCTCCTGCTGCCACCACAGAGGCAGTTGAGTACAGTGTCATCAGATGCAAATACTCCAAAGTCTCTAACAGCCCCACTCTTAGGCAGTCGAGAGGGCTCTGATGTCGATCTAAATGGTCAAGATCTTCCTCACCCACCAAGTTTGAGGATGCTACTTACCGCACCAAGTCATAAAGTGCACAGGTACTGGCGCACGTTTGATGATACATTCATGCGCCCTATGTTTGGTGGTCGGGGATTTGCTCCTCCTGCCCCTGGTTCTCCAACAGAGCCGGGTCCATGA
- the LOC129886265 gene encoding sodium/hydrogen exchanger 2 isoform X2, translating to MASVLANLFPKLGSLGTSDHASVVSINLFVALLCACIIIGHLLEENRWVNESITALIIGLGTGVVILLISGGKSSHLLVFSEDLFFIYLLPPIIFNAGFQVKKKQFFVNFITIMMFGAIGTLVSCAIISLAIGAIFAATDSVCTLQVLHQDETPLLYSLVFGEGVVNDATSVVLFNAIQNFDLTSVNLSIALSFLGNFFYLFLASTLLGAATGLLSAYIIKKLYFGRHSTDREVALMMLMAYLSYMLAELFYLSGILTVFFCGIVMSHYTWHNVTESSRVTTRHAFATLSFLAETFLFLYVGMDALDIEKWKFVSDSPGLSIAVSSILMGLILLGRAAFVFPLSFLSNLMKKSSEEKITFRQQVIIWWAGLMRGAVSMALAYNKFTRSGHTQLQDNAIMITSTITIVLFSTMLFGLLTKPLISLLLPPQRQLSTVSSDANTPKSLTAPLLGSREGSDVDLNGQDLPHPPSLRMLLTAPSHKVHRYWRTFDDTFMRPMFGGRGFAPPAPGSPTEPGP from the exons ATGGCTTCTGTGCTGGCTAATCTGTTTCCAAAACTGGGCTCTTTGGGTACTTCAGATCATGCTTCTGTTGTATCTATTAACCTTTTTGTAGCACTCCTTTGTGCTTGCATCATAATTGGTCATCTCTTGGAGGAGAACCGCTGGGTAAATGAGTCCATTACTGCCCTCATAATT GGTTTGGGTACGGGAGTGGTTATCTTACTCATAAGTGGGGGAAAGAGCTCACACCTTCTGGTGTTCAGTGAAGATCTATTTTTCATATATCTACTTCCTCCAATCATATTTAATGCAGG GTTTCAGGTAAAAAAGAAGCAATTTTTCGTGAACTTCATTACTATAATGATGTTTGGAGCCATTGGTACACTGGTCTCATGTGCCATTATATCATTAG CAATTGGAGCAATATTTGCTGCCACAGATTCCGTCTGCACATTGCAG GTCCTTCATCAGGATGAGACACCCCTCCTTTACAGTCTTGTATTTGGAGAAGGAGTTGTAAATGATGCTACATCGGTGGTGCTTTTCAATGCTATTCAAAACTTTGACCTTACGAGCGTGAATCTCAGTATAGCCCTCAGTTTCCTTGGCAACTTCTTCTATCTGTTCCTTGCTAGCACTTTACTGGGAGCAGCA ACGGGTCTTCTTAGTGCTTACATTATCAAGAAGCTGTATTTTGGCAG GCACTCCACAGATCGTGAGGTTGCTCTTATGATGCTCATGGCTTACTTATCATACATGTTGGCTGAA CTATTCTATTTGAGTGGGATTCTCACTGTATTTTTCTGTGGTATTGTAATGTCtcattacacttggcacaatGTGACCGAGAGTTCAAGAGTCACTACAAG GCACGCTTTTGCAACTCTGTCATTTCTTGCTGAGACTTTCCTCTTCCTGTATGTCGGTATGGATGCGTTGGATATCGAGAAGTGGAAATTTGTTAGTGACAG TCCTGGATTATCAATTGCTGTGAGTTCGATACTGATGGGACTAATCTTGCTGGGGAGAGCTGCCTTTGTTTTTCCATTATCATTCTTATCAAACTTAATGAAGAAATCCTCGGAGGAAAAAATTACCTTTAGGCAGCAA GTGATAATATGGTGGGCGGGTTTGATGAGAGGTGCAGTGTCCATGGCACTGGCATATAATAAG TTCACTCGTTCTGGACACACTCAATTGCAAGACAATGCAATAATGATTACCAGCACTATAACGATTGTTCTTTTCAGCACAATG ttaTTCGGTTTATTGACAAAACCTCTTATAAGTCTCCTGCTGCCACCACAGAGGCAGTTGAGTACAGTGTCATCAGATGCAAATACTCCAAAGTCTCTAACAGCCCCACTCTTAGGCAGTCGAGAGGGCTCTGATGTCGATCTAAATGGTCAAGATCTTCCTCACCCACCAAGTTTGAGGATGCTACTTACCGCACCAAGTCATAAAGTGCACAGGTACTGGCGCACGTTTGATGATACATTCATGCGCCCTATGTTTGGTGGTCGGGGATTTGCTCCTCCTGCCCCTGGTTCTCCAACAGAGCCGGGTCCATGA